Proteins from a genomic interval of Patescibacteria group bacterium:
- a CDS encoding cell wall hydrolase, translating to MNRTKVLYRTFLFAGTLLIGMFVDKDTGAGIATTRTIYFFEDVGVSKNSLFSDEDTYWLSRALYFEARGEVKKGIVAVGNVILNRVNHEKFPNTVKKVVTQGGEKRYKCQFSFYCDGLSDNPSDSESWKSIQDIVLNTLQGSHIDESDGSVYYFNPDKAQPCWGNSKQFVKKIGKHKFFRFIYWEELKSLCRA from the coding sequence ATGAACAGAACAAAAGTCCTATACAGGACTTTTTTATTTGCAGGCACTCTCCTTATAGGAATGTTTGTGGACAAGGACACGGGTGCAGGTATTGCGACAACAAGAACCATTTATTTTTTTGAAGATGTTGGTGTGTCAAAAAACTCTCTTTTTTCTGATGAAGATACTTACTGGCTATCTCGCGCGCTCTATTTTGAAGCACGAGGAGAGGTGAAGAAGGGAATAGTTGCTGTTGGTAATGTAATACTCAACAGAGTTAACCATGAAAAATTCCCCAATACCGTAAAGAAGGTTGTTACTCAAGGGGGAGAGAAGAGATATAAATGTCAATTTTCCTTCTATTGTGATGGATTGTCTGACAATCCATCTGACTCTGAATCATGGAAGAGTATTCAGGATATAGTTCTAAATACTCTACAAGGTTCACACATCGACGAATCTGATGGTTCAGTATACTATTTCAATCCGGACAAAGCACAACCGTGCTGGGGAAACTCCAAACAGTTCGTGAAAAAAATTGGTAAACACAAATTTTTCCGCTTTATATATTGGGAAGAACTTAAATCGCTCTGCCGTGCATGA
- a CDS encoding type II/IV secretion system protein, producing MLKFDEKEQNKKLDELRKKEEEDLARILSEKYGIGYVDLSRIAVSSEALQLIGETEARKAEVAVFNRVGKKISVAVHSPNKKEVADVLHGLEEREYEITQYMTSSHSLMHAWERYKDLSFAVKTKAGVLDISGDEIRNLIHELKTLEDIKQLIQKTLTMKKAYRISRILETVFAGGLASGASDVHIEPEEKNVRMRYRLDGVLTEILMFDLETYGLLLSRIKLISGLKLNVKDAAQDGRFSVKIDQENIEVRTSILPGAYGESIVLRILQPSTIALSMEELGIEPNLLSALKREIRKPNGMILNTGPTGSGKTTTLYAFLKSVHTPQIKIITIEDPIEYHLPGIVQTQVDKKKYTFASGLRSTLRQDPDVIMVGEIRDGEVAETAINAALTGHLVFSTLHTNTAAGSFPRLIDLGVNPKVISSAVNIVMAQRLVRRLCEKCKKEVPLEGEKKSLVDSIISSIVNKENVPEQQSVVWEAVGCNECGGSGFKGRIGIYEAIIMDDVIEKLIKESASERDIEKGALSQGIMSLKQDGLLKVLRGVTSLEELERVIELKEGSRQKNIDTKQTTKSV from the coding sequence ATGCTGAAATTTGACGAAAAAGAGCAAAATAAAAAGTTAGATGAGCTTCGTAAAAAAGAAGAGGAGGACCTTGCTCGTATTCTTTCTGAAAAATATGGGATTGGGTACGTAGATCTCTCACGTATTGCTGTTTCAAGCGAGGCACTTCAACTCATTGGAGAAACTGAAGCACGAAAAGCTGAGGTTGCCGTTTTTAATAGAGTTGGCAAAAAAATATCAGTTGCGGTGCACTCTCCAAACAAAAAGGAAGTTGCAGATGTGCTCCACGGACTTGAAGAGCGCGAGTACGAAATAACCCAATACATGACTTCATCACATAGTCTCATGCATGCATGGGAGAGATATAAAGACCTGTCGTTTGCCGTTAAAACAAAAGCGGGTGTGCTTGATATATCTGGAGATGAAATTAGAAATCTTATACATGAACTTAAAACGCTCGAGGACATCAAACAGTTGATACAAAAAACACTTACAATGAAAAAAGCGTATCGAATCTCGCGTATCTTGGAAACTGTGTTTGCTGGCGGGCTTGCGTCTGGTGCATCGGATGTGCATATAGAACCAGAGGAAAAAAATGTGAGGATGCGATACCGTCTTGATGGAGTACTCACCGAGATTTTGATGTTTGATTTAGAGACATATGGGCTCTTGCTTTCGCGAATTAAGCTTATTTCAGGACTTAAACTAAATGTAAAAGATGCGGCACAAGATGGTCGCTTTAGCGTCAAAATTGATCAGGAGAATATAGAAGTACGAACCTCAATTCTCCCTGGTGCATACGGTGAGTCTATAGTCCTGCGAATACTCCAGCCAAGCACCATTGCGCTTTCTATGGAAGAGCTTGGAATAGAACCAAACCTGCTTTCTGCACTAAAGAGAGAGATACGAAAACCAAATGGTATGATATTAAATACTGGACCGACTGGTTCAGGTAAAACAACCACCCTCTATGCATTTCTCAAGAGTGTTCACACACCTCAAATTAAAATAATTACCATAGAAGACCCGATAGAATACCATTTGCCGGGAATTGTGCAGACACAAGTTGATAAAAAGAAATATACCTTCGCAAGTGGGCTGCGCTCCACCCTGCGGCAAGACCCGGATGTTATCATGGTTGGTGAAATCAGAGATGGAGAAGTTGCTGAAACTGCTATTAACGCCGCCCTTACTGGACACTTGGTATTTTCAACACTTCACACCAACACTGCTGCGGGCTCATTTCCGAGACTTATTGATCTTGGGGTTAATCCAAAAGTGATAAGTTCAGCGGTAAACATTGTAATGGCGCAACGGCTCGTTCGCAGACTATGTGAGAAGTGTAAGAAAGAGGTGCCGCTTGAAGGAGAGAAAAAATCACTCGTTGATAGTATAATCTCCTCAATCGTCAACAAAGAAAACGTACCGGAACAGCAGAGTGTTGTGTGGGAAGCGGTTGGGTGTAATGAGTGTGGAGGAAGTGGTTTTAAGGGTAGAATTGGGATATATGAAGCGATTATTATGGATGATGTAATCGAAAAGTTGATTAAAGAAAGTGCTAGTGAACGCGATATTGAAAAAGGAGCTCTAAGCCAGGGAATAATGAGTCTGAAGCAAGACGGCTTGCTAAAAGTTCTCAGAGGTGTAACCTCTCTTGAGGAACTTGAGCGTGTAATAGAACTCAAAGAAGGCAGTCGGCAAAAGAATATTGACACAAAACAAACCACGAAAAGCGTGTAG
- the ruvC gene encoding crossover junction endodeoxyribonuclease RuvC: MRVLSIDPGYERVGIAVIERVEKSKTGGKKEILIYSNCFKTPAEQDFNQRLTSIGKEVENIIQKYKPKVFAIEKLYWGSNQKTAMRVSEVRGMLLFIASSNDLAIYEYTPLQIKNAVTGDGRGDKKQVIAMLSHLIDIDKIIKYDDEYDAIAIGLTCFASERNMGT; the protein is encoded by the coding sequence ATGAGGGTTTTATCTATTGATCCGGGTTATGAACGAGTTGGTATTGCTGTGATTGAAAGGGTTGAAAAATCAAAAACTGGAGGAAAAAAAGAAATACTTATCTACTCTAATTGTTTTAAAACTCCAGCAGAACAGGATTTTAATCAGCGACTCACATCTATCGGAAAAGAAGTTGAGAATATAATACAAAAATACAAACCGAAAGTGTTTGCTATAGAAAAACTATACTGGGGTAGCAACCAAAAAACTGCTATGAGGGTGTCTGAAGTTCGTGGAATGCTCCTTTTTATTGCATCGTCAAATGACCTTGCTATTTACGAATACACACCTCTTCAGATAAAAAATGCTGTCACTGGCGATGGAAGAGGAGATAAGAAACAAGTTATTGCCATGCTCTCTCATTTGATTGATATAGATAAGATTATAAAATATGACGATGAATATGATGCTATTGCAATAGGGCTTACCTGTTTTGCTTCTGAGAGAAATATGGGTACCTAA
- a CDS encoding YebC/PmpR family DNA-binding transcriptional regulator, with translation MSGHNKWSKIKHKKAATDAKKSQVFSKLSKLITTESKKADGNTDSPGLRFAIEKAKKENMPTINIERAVKKGISGDVSSMESVTYEVYGPGGVALIVEGLTDSKNRTAAVIKHLLSEHGLELAAPGSATWAFTKTSSGWKPNETIEIEDGERQKLESLKDDLEGNDDVQAIYTNAQ, from the coding sequence ATGTCCGGACATAATAAATGGTCTAAGATTAAGCACAAAAAAGCGGCAACTGACGCAAAAAAGAGTCAGGTGTTTTCAAAGCTTTCAAAACTGATAACTACCGAGTCAAAAAAAGCGGATGGTAACACCGATTCTCCGGGTCTTCGGTTTGCTATTGAAAAAGCAAAGAAAGAAAATATGCCAACTATTAACATAGAGCGCGCAGTCAAAAAAGGAATAAGTGGTGATGTATCTTCCATGGAATCAGTCACCTACGAAGTATATGGTCCGGGAGGGGTGGCTCTCATTGTTGAAGGATTAACGGATAGTAAAAATAGAACCGCGGCTGTTATAAAACACTTATTGAGCGAACACGGATTGGAACTTGCGGCACCCGGTTCGGCAACATGGGCGTTTACAAAAACCTCAAGTGGCTGGAAGCCAAATGAAACAATAGAAATTGAAGACGGTGAAAGGCAAAAGCTAGAATCGCTCAAAGATGATCTGGAGGGCAACGATGATGTTCAGGCGATCTACACTAACGCACAATAA
- the ruvB gene encoding Holliday junction branch migration DNA helicase RuvB: MSRDTKKDLEKEPESKQDESFLDNTLRPSRWDEYIGQPKTKENLRILLTAAKERSHPPEHILFYGPPGLGKTTLAHLIGHELGAQVKVTSGPAVERVGDLAAILTNLGEGDVLFIDEIHRLNKTVEEILYPAMESGALDIIIGKGPSARTIQLDLPAFTLIAATTRIAMLSAPLRSRFSGGIFRLNYYDDREIEEILKRSSRILGVKIDKNALEEIAKRSRFTPRTANYLLKRCRDFAQVHKKPLSKNMVREALLLLEVDELGLNASDIKILETIIKKFGGGPVGLNTLAASTSEEQSTIEEVNEPYLLQMGLIERTSRGRTATKLAYEHLGFGLPKDKQDALL; this comes from the coding sequence ATGTCAAGAGATACAAAAAAAGATCTGGAAAAAGAGCCCGAAAGTAAACAAGACGAATCATTCTTGGACAATACGTTGCGTCCGTCACGTTGGGATGAGTATATTGGTCAACCAAAAACAAAAGAAAATCTGCGTATTTTACTCACTGCTGCAAAAGAACGTTCTCACCCACCGGAGCATATACTCTTTTATGGTCCACCGGGTCTCGGTAAAACTACGTTGGCTCATCTGATAGGACACGAACTTGGTGCGCAAGTAAAGGTGACTTCAGGACCGGCAGTTGAACGAGTTGGTGACCTCGCCGCGATTCTCACCAATCTTGGAGAGGGAGATGTCTTGTTTATAGATGAAATTCACCGACTCAATAAAACAGTTGAAGAAATACTCTATCCAGCAATGGAGTCTGGTGCGCTTGATATCATAATTGGCAAAGGTCCGTCTGCGAGAACCATTCAGCTTGATTTGCCGGCCTTTACGCTGATTGCGGCAACGACGCGCATTGCCATGCTTTCCGCTCCACTCCGGTCACGCTTTTCAGGAGGAATATTTAGACTCAATTATTATGATGACAGAGAGATTGAGGAGATTTTGAAACGCTCGTCGAGAATCTTGGGAGTGAAAATTGACAAAAATGCACTTGAGGAAATTGCAAAACGAAGCAGATTCACACCACGAACGGCAAACTACCTTTTGAAGCGATGCCGTGACTTTGCGCAGGTGCACAAAAAACCACTCTCAAAAAATATGGTGCGGGAAGCACTACTACTTCTTGAGGTGGATGAGTTGGGACTCAATGCGTCTGATATAAAAATACTTGAGACAATAATAAAAAAATTCGGCGGGGGCCCTGTTGGGCTTAACACTCTTGCCGCTTCTACTTCCGAAGAACAATCGACCATCGAAGAAGTTAATGAGCCGTACTTGCTCCAGATGGGACTCATTGAACGAACATCGCGTGGAAGAACGGCAACCAAATTGGCATACGAGCACCTTGGGTTTGGTTTACCAAAAGACAAACAAGACGCTCTTCTTTAA
- the tsaE gene encoding tRNA (adenosine(37)-N6)-threonylcarbamoyltransferase complex ATPase subunit type 1 TsaE: protein MKGGGTIETIESSEKMEQCAEEFVKTIKSGKNNAHITGLHGELGSGKTTFVKGAAKAFGIKNMVTSPTFVIEKIYKLANKDFDHLIHIDAYRLKNGAELSHLGWKEIAKDPRNIIFIEWPENITDILPKNIEQLNFTFINENTREIEYA from the coding sequence ATGAAAGGTGGGGGAACTATAGAAACCATAGAGAGTAGCGAAAAAATGGAACAATGTGCCGAAGAATTTGTAAAAACCATTAAATCAGGTAAAAATAACGCACATATCACAGGGCTCCATGGGGAGCTTGGTTCAGGGAAAACAACATTTGTGAAAGGGGCGGCAAAAGCATTTGGTATAAAAAATATGGTGACAAGTCCAACTTTTGTGATTGAAAAAATTTACAAGTTGGCAAACAAAGACTTTGACCACCTCATACACATTGATGCATACCGTCTCAAAAATGGTGCAGAACTTTCACATCTTGGTTGGAAAGAAATTGCTAAGGATCCTAGAAATATCATTTTTATAGAGTGGCCGGAAAATATAACTGATATATTACCAAAGAATATAGAACAACTTAACTTTACGTTTATAAACGAAAATACGAGAGAGATTGAATATGCCTAA
- a CDS encoding DoxX family membrane protein produces MLNPFPDLLVLSLLAPFILRIVVGVILLKSGYARITSGGTRSAIDIANQWRASMFSPAWYLGAIEIIAGVFLIVGFLTQIAALVGGLIAIKAIARKGGLAGAVRTKAFYVLMLVICVSLLLTGAGALAFDLPL; encoded by the coding sequence ATGCTTAATCCATTCCCAGATTTGCTCGTACTGTCACTCTTAGCACCATTTATACTCCGTATCGTTGTTGGTGTAATCCTCCTCAAATCTGGATACGCGCGCATAACCAGTGGAGGAACTCGCAGTGCGATTGATATAGCAAATCAGTGGAGGGCTTCTATGTTCTCCCCCGCGTGGTATCTCGGTGCCATTGAAATTATCGCTGGAGTATTCCTTATTGTTGGATTTCTGACACAAATTGCTGCACTCGTGGGAGGACTCATTGCAATCAAAGCAATTGCCAGAAAAGGAGGGCTTGCGGGTGCTGTAAGAACAAAAGCGTTTTATGTGCTCATGCTTGTGATTTGTGTCTCTCTATTACTAACAGGCGCCGGTGCACTTGCATTTGACTTACCTCTCTAA